The genomic interval TCTTGAGTGTCAAACTCGTCACACACAGTAACATTAGTCAATATGATGAATACAGAGGAAGCTTTTGACTCATTCAAAGTAATGAGCAGCTGCGGGTAGGCTACAACAGAATCAAGATAAAGTGTCTGATGAGAAAATAATGCTCAGAATTCCACAAATTCAAGAAGATCTCAAATATCACAGTACGTTTCATCCCGTTTCCTGTGGACCAATCTGGACAGCATTGATTTAGCTCAGCAACAGTGCAAAAGGTTTATAGAACAAGTACTAATCAATAATAGAGCAAGCTATCTGGCAGTCTTTTTTAAGGGAGCATGGTTGGAAATGTAAGGCACTAACGTCTTAGTTGGAGGCCCTCTGCATCCTTTACACTTATCAGTCTGTTCAGGGAAGAGTTTAGGAGTGAAGCTGGGATGGGAGGATGCCTGCCCTCATTAGGAAACTCCCACATTGTTTATTGAACAATACCTTCCTCACATTCAATGCATGAGAGAATTTATGCTGATCAGTATACTCCATGAGAGTCTGTGTGCAGGTTAGGAGTGAGGACAGTGTAAGAAGGAGCTTCTCATGAGgagatgagtttttttttttatgtgtgtgtgcttacaaTCGAGTAAACGGACCAACATGAAGAGGCCCTCTCAGTTTAGGAGAGGAGCAGGAGTTGGTGGTGAACAGTGAGGATGGGGAGGAAGAGTAAGGTGAAGAGGAAGCAGATGAGGAGTCTCCACCGCTGTTTAGAGTGAAGACACTGGAAATGGCCACATCCACGATACCTTGACAGAGTTCTGGATAGAGTTTCCTGAAGGAGAAGAGGAcaaattaagtttaaatttaCCCAAAAATGCACGAGACAGACTGTCAATAATTGATTCAAAATCCAGAACAGCAAATCACATGATCACATGATGCATATGAACTTTTTAAATGGTTTCCCTAAATGTAGAACAGAGGAATAGTTCTGAAAATTGAAGATGACCAACTGGAACCAATCTGCAAATGGACTTTTAAACATCGGTGATACTGACTGTGCACAGGCTGGAGCTCCGTTAATTTCAATGAGCCACACTTTGAAGCTTTCGTCTACCATGAAATCAAATCCAAAGAGCTGGAAGCTCTGGTAGGACAGGTGCTTGGTGCTGATTGCAGGCTCTATACATGTCAGACAGCTCCTGAGAAACAACAGGACAAAACCTTATTATTCAAATGTTTCAAACTCTGAAAAGAACCAGTGCAAAACAAGAAGCAGGAAGGAGAAGGTGTGCAGCAGCAGAGTAAGAGAGACTCTCATGTTAGagcttaaataaaacaactgcaTGCAGATAATATGAGTCTTTGCTTTGCCCACATTAGAACAAAGCTAATAATGCGTTACCAAATGTGAATGTTAGCTAAACCTTGCTCCAGATCAGCCTAGCTCCACCCTGAGAGTTCACCTGACTGACACCTaagatttattaaatattaaacactgGCTTTCTGCTTCTGTATGACATTTATTATTCTTAATATATTCTTGAAAACCGTTTTCAAAACATatgacacaataaaaaaatacaaaacatgaatgTGATTTTCAATAGCAGTAGCCTTTAAGAGGATGATGATGTCCCAAGATGACCCTTGGGACAGAATAGTCCAAAACAGTAGTTAATTAGTGTCAGATATTTGggaagatattaaaaaaaattaacgaataaattattaactaatcaatagaaataaaagattaaaatcaccatttggttatttttatgCAAAGTTAAGCTTAATTCCAACTTATTACATCACTGTCACACAGCCAGGCTTGCACTAtgacagtggttcccaacctggggtccgggaccgCCCAAGGGGGTCcctcaaagagcacagggggtccctgaggctttgaacattagagccattttGATtcatgtccacaaattgtccctattttaatgaataaaagtaaagcTGTATATTGTTGATTTGACtggttttatcaaaggacagaACTTAACCAGAAGACATTATTtttggtgagaatctcacttttgaaagcctaaaaacTAAGTATGGTTTCATTACAGGCTGGAGgagggggtccatggcattttagtttatgcatgaagggggtccctgaggaaaaAACCACTGAACTATGAGACCATTACAACCTAACAGTCTGGAGTTGACTTTAAGGATACCAAGacgatttatttttgtttaggaAAGTTCCTAAATTAGCAAAGTAATCAGGATTTTACTGAAAGCCATGCTGATTAAATCCTCTAATTGGTTAATTCCCCTTCTTAGTTATTTATAActaaaatctgagattttttaCATCCAATATAATTCCTCAAACCCAACATCTGCTCTGTTtgcattaatctgttaagagtAAATGagttttgtttaactggaaCGGGACAGATTATAATACCAGTCAGCATCATTCCTTATAATTcaattttcaaagaaaaacttgATAGTTGAGATCCAAAATCTAAGAACGAAACCACCTACTTTATGATGTGCTTGATCTGAGGTAATATGGCAGTCTCCAAGGTGACATTATGAGTGTTCAGCAGGTACAGCCTGAACTCATCGAAGAACATCTCGTTCCCCTCCTCGTATCGTCCGTAGTTCTGGGAGTGCTCCTTCTGGATGCAGTGGTTGGTCAGGTGGCTGGTCATGTCTCGAAGGTCAGAGCTGTTGTAGGGCTCTGATGAGGTCCGCAACACACCCTCCCGGTATAAATAGATGTTATACTGGTGATCCACTAACACCCAGCTCCTAATCATGGCATAACATAAAGAGTCAAAGTTAGAGAGTCTAGACACATCCACTGTGGTTGTACACTAAGCATAAAACACCTGCCTGATGTCAAACTTCCGATGGCCcggctccagcagcagaggtTTCTCCAGGTACTTCTGAATAACATGAACCTGTCCCTGATTGTCAATGTACTCCAGGAGCTGATTAGCATCATGGGATATCAAAATACCAGCACctgttgaaataaaaatacatgttaagCTGCTACTTCAGTCACCAAATGCATCCTCAGTTTAAGACCTGCAAATGTATCAAACAGAATACTAATCAAGACAAAAGCCTCCTTAAAAGCTTTAATAGCAAAAGCCTAGTAAATTACAGAAACAATTTTTACCTTTAGCTCCAGCAGAAGACTTGGCTATCCAGACTGTGCCCTCCCCACTTTCTTTTTTGGCGTGATAAGATGCCAAGAATACCTCCCGCTCATCTGTTTTAGGATTGCTTTTCAGATGGCTGATGCCATTTGTAGCTGGAGCAACAGGGGTGTTGAGGTTGGTAGGATAGATAATGTAGGACTCTGGAAACCAGTTACTGAAGTCGGACAGCTCTGGGCTGGTCTTTATTAACCTAACGGTAAAGATAGATAATGTTGAGCTGATTTAATTTTACCTGCATTATTTACTTTTGACAAACACATTGGTTACATGACAGAAGATtgttctattaaaaaaataaataaataaaaaaaatagatacaaACTTGACCAGAGATGCCTTTCTGCAAAGCTTGTCTGCCCCTCTGTAGTAATTCACCAGCTGCACCAGTCCTGGTTCATGGCCTGTAACGCCAAACAGAAGACAATTCAAATACATTTATGAGCCCAGACACCACAACTAAGAGaccatttttttccacaggATGTAGCTCTGCAGTTACAGCTGCTGTCTCATCTCGAGTGGGTGGCCACCAAATATAGTGCACACAAAACAGTAACatcaaataataaacacaatttaCCCAGACGTCCAAAGGGTAATCTGTTCCGTTCACCaagcattaaattaaatctggGATTGTCTCTTTTTAGTCTCTTCCACTGTCCAGTTGAGAGGAGGATTTTAGAAACTTCTGCATAAATAGTACTGTTGTCGTCACGGGTAACAAAGGTGTACATCGCGGCGTTCATAATTCTGCGGTGATTACTAATAAACGTAGACAAATTCGTGTGGAAATAACTTTGCTGTCCAGCTAGTTGTGCGACTGTCCGGTTAGCGCTGCAGCAGGCAGGCTGATGAGGGTTATCTCCTCTGTCCGTGCCATGACGATGAGTCAGTCATATCATATACCGTCCCTGCTTAGTCAGACTGGAACTCCGAAGCTCCAATTCAGCATTATATAAAACTAACGTGGATTAGAGCACAGAATCCCAACACGATGGGAAGTTAATAAATCTTGTTCAGTCTCTTGTCTCCAGACAAGGGTGTGCCCGCTTGCTGCCATCGGTTCCCGGGGCTGGTCCCATCTGGATTATTTGCTTCCAGTTTATAGTTGAGCTAACAGCTAACGATATGCGATCGCTCTTAACGTGAGTTCTGGAAACGATTCCCGAACGTGTCTTTAAAGCTTATATCTGTAGTAATTAACAGAGGCAAATAAGGACTATCTGGATGGTTTGCTGTACCATATTACAAACACGCTGAATGTTCCCATCCGCGGCGTGAGCTTTATTCTCTTAGGTTGCAGGCAGCTACTGTCATCCACCGTCGACAGCATAAACCCAAAGCTTTATGGTTGTGGGTATTGTAGTTTACAACGCCATCTATATAACTGGTGGTTGATGACCAGTTTctaatacataataaaaacaaagcacactTAAGCTAGAATACTATAATTGTACAAAAAAATATAGTAATTATTCGTACTTTAAATCAGATTTAGTGCCTGGCTGAATTTTGCTTTTACATATACTACATTTCCCAAAAAGCAGCGCGCTTAAATCGTCTCTTTAACGGTTACCATTGCTTGCGTATTAAGACCACAAGGGGGCGATGTAAACCTATTCACAAACTGGAAAGGTTTCTTGAGTAATGTATAAAATCAGGCTAAAATTAGTTTTCGGGGGGAGGAGGGTGtactcagtttttatttattcatttattttaatttaccaGCATTAACTAAGAATTTTTCAAGGGATTTGATAAGGTGACACGATAACAAGTGATCGACCACAACTGCAGGACAAACGGAACACTCCCTTCTTGTTACACGTTATAGGCCCCGTCCCAATATGTTGAAAAAGTTATTTACTTGATCTACATCTCTGTCGATCTTGggatttcattttaatatcaaTTCATTTTGTGCTAATTTAAGAGCCCGACATTCTAATAATTTGACCGTCCACCAAATTTGGTGAAACAATGGCAAGAACATCAATTTAGGTCGCCTGTGATCGAAGTGGAATGGGACAGGAAGTAGGGGCTTTCAGGAAGAAGAAGCAAGAAGCAAGTGGCGGGAATAATCATCAATGCAAATTACGGGCTAAGTTACAGCAATGAGCAATGCTATATACTAATATATTGAAGATTAAAAATCTGTCATTGTTttggaaattcatgtttttcacACTATAACAAGAAGATAACACTAATCGTAAGTAACATCTCTTGTCCTCAGTTTTATGGCTTGTTGTGGGGTTTGGGGGTTTTGTCAGTAAACAGTTCAGATATGTATGCCATGCAATGGAGTGTTTTGAATGAATAGTAAACCATAATGCAGCTCCTTTCCCCGCGAACTTTTGTGTATTAGAACTACAAGCATTGTACGATGTATATTAACTTTAAGCTGTGTTTAATTCCATTGTActtttctacctcattctgtgATGGACTGTAACGCCTTCCTATGTTTTTCAGCCTTCTTTCAGCCCTAAGATAACCACAATAGAGCTACACCGATAGTCTGCTTCAATATTTTATGTGCAGAAATACAAAGACTTGTAGCAAGCTTGGAGGAATTAATTATTCCTTACCTTATAAGGGTTCATCCTTaatgtttataaataaacaaataaataaataaaattactactactactattattattattattattattattattattattatacttttattttttggcttATTCAACTGTTTTTGTGTCCGTGAATTAGCTATCCATAAATTGGTTACAACACAGGCCCACCAAGTACAGGACTAGGAACCCAGCAGGTTCCTGATCTTCATAAATCAGAGAACAAGACACAAAATAACCATAATAGTGGGGACAACCACCAGACAATACAAAGGAATACAAAAAGACCAGATATAGGAAAACCACAGTAAAGAGACAACATTAGAATCCATGCTGTTGCATTAACAGGAAGTGTCCCAAAAACAAGCGGATGCAAAACTTCtgcaaaataaagatatttaacGAGCAGAAACAACAGTGCTTCATTGTTTGAGGTCTTGCTCCCTTCAAGCTATTGTTTGTGTTCCTTCATCTGTGTGTGAGCTCTACAACATTGTAAAAGTGCTGAACTAAATCACTACTACTGTATTACAGGGTCTTAATATAAGCAGATATAACTTTTTCAGTGTCAAATGCAATGTGTGCCTTGGCTTTTACTGAGGTCATGTAATTTTAATAACCTTTGTCCCCTCTCCTTCACCAGGCTGGAGTAGACCAGGCATGAGCGGCGCACACCTGGACGAATGGCAGAAAAGGTCCTTTGACATTTCATCTGGCAGCTGCACACCTGAACAGACGGCCGATGCCTACCGGGCTCACATCCTCTCCATTCAGTATGCATGGGCAAGCTCCCAGCTCTCTCAGGCCAGCATGGCCAGCCTGCTCAGGACCTACTCGGAACGCTATGCCGCAGTGCTGGACTCGGATGACCCCCACACAGGGCTAAACAACTATGCAGAGAGTGCGCTCCATCTGGCCCGCAATCAGAAGAACTACAGCGACAAATGGGAGTCTTCCCTTACTTTGGAGAGCATGCTGCAATTGCCCTCTGTGCAGAAGATGATTCAAGCAAAAACAGAAGGAGGAGGCTTCACAGTGGCACCAACAGATGTTGACATACCTGTGGGACAAGAGAGCAGAGGCAGCCATTCCACTGCTCCCTTTACAGCAGCCAGGTCAGAAGCTGCATGGTGTAAAACTGTAGGACAGCCACAGCCTAACTCAGACATTAACAATACAGCTGGTAATCTTGCTAATTTTTCTGCTGAGAGGCCAAAATTCAGTGATGGGATATCGAGCCATTTAAACTCATTTTCTCGACTTCCAGCTCGACCACAGTCTCTGTTTAGTCCCCCTTCCTCAGCTCTTCCACAAGGGAAccctgctgctgcaggaggCACGCAAAACTATCAgccttccttctttccctcctcCAACCCACCTAAACGAAAAAACTTTTACTCCTCAGATGGAGGGGATGGTGGCAGGGGGCAACATGGAGGTCAAGGAAGCACCGACCAGCGAGCCGGAAGCAACTTCAGAACGGCTCGGGAGCAGTTCGTCGTTGATCAGTACAAAAAACACTCCCATCAGCCTCAGAGAGGTCAGAACCCTGGGATGGCAGCAACTGTGAAGAAATCTCTGGGCGCCAACAGACCTCGAGGTGCGTTTTCAAAGTTTGTGTCGCCCATCCCGAGACAGGAGGAGGATGACAACGCGGCAAGCCGAAATTCCAATCAGGAATCTCAAATCCTGGACGAGCGTCTGAAGAAC from Melanotaenia boesemani isolate fMelBoe1 chromosome 16, fMelBoe1.pri, whole genome shotgun sequence carries:
- the ttl gene encoding tubulin--tyrosine ligase; translation: MNAAMYTFVTRDDNSTIYAEVSKILLSTGQWKRLKRDNPRFNLMLGERNRLPFGRLGHEPGLVQLVNYYRGADKLCRKASLVKLIKTSPELSDFSNWFPESYIIYPTNLNTPVAPATNGISHLKSNPKTDEREVFLASYHAKKESGEGTVWIAKSSAGAKGAGILISHDANQLLEYIDNQGQVHVIQKYLEKPLLLEPGHRKFDIRSWVLVDHQYNIYLYREGVLRTSSEPYNSSDLRDMTSHLTNHCIQKEHSQNYGRYEEGNEMFFDEFRLYLLNTHNVTLETAILPQIKHIIKSCLTCIEPAISTKHLSYQSFQLFGFDFMVDESFKVWLIEINGAPACAQKLYPELCQGIVDVAISSVFTLNSGGDSSSASSSPYSSSPSSLFTTNSCSSPKLRGPLHVGPFTRL
- the fignl1 gene encoding fidgetin-like protein 1, with the translated sequence MSGAHLDEWQKRSFDISSGSCTPEQTADAYRAHILSIQYAWASSQLSQASMASLLRTYSERYAAVLDSDDPHTGLNNYAESALHLARNQKNYSDKWESSLTLESMLQLPSVQKMIQAKTEGGGFTVAPTDVDIPVGQESRGSHSTAPFTAARSEAAWCKTVGQPQPNSDINNTAGNLANFSAERPKFSDGISSHLNSFSRLPARPQSLFSPPSSALPQGNPAAAGGTQNYQPSFFPSSNPPKRKNFYSSDGGDGGRGQHGGQGSTDQRAGSNFRTAREQFVVDQYKKHSHQPQRGQNPGMAATVKKSLGANRPRGAFSKFVSPIPRQEEDDNAASRNSNQESQILDERLKNFEPKIIELIMSEIMDHGPPVAWDDIAGLDFAKTTIQEIVVWPMLRPDIFTGLRGPPKGILLFGPPGTGKTLIGKCIACQSGATFFSISASSLTSKWVGEGEKLVRALFAIARCHQPAVIFIDEIDSLLSQRTDGEHDSSRRIKTEFLVQLDGAATAAEDRILVVGATNRPQEIDEAARRRLAKRLYIPLPEAAARQQIVTNLMAREKNQLREQELESVVKATEGFSGADMTQLCREAALGPIRSIQLSDIATITADQVRPILYGDFQEALKTVRPSVSAKDLELFEEWNQTFGCGR